The following proteins are co-located in the Clostridiales bacterium genome:
- the miaA gene encoding tRNA (adenosine(37)-N6)-dimethylallyltransferase MiaA, with the protein MSGEKTVIFIAGPTAVGKTKYAIEVAKTMNGEIVSADSMQIYRYLDIGSAKPTSEELAQAKHYLVDEIDPASPFSAAEYQHLAKKYINQIFDAGKMPVVSGGTGLYLNSLIYDMDFSVMPRQEGFREALEKEAAEYGVNYVHDKLKTLDPDAAERIHPNNLKKVIRAIEVFQSTGEGIREFSESFVETRDFRCILIGLTRDREELYQRIDQRVDLLVQAGLIDEVKCLLDRGLTEDSISMKGIGYKEVIAYLHGEYDLDEAIRLVKRNTRHYAKRQMTWLRRYPQMKWFNLSEYSDDQYALNAIVKSIRSDLSD; encoded by the coding sequence ATGAGCGGAGAAAAAACTGTTATTTTTATCGCCGGACCAACGGCGGTAGGGAAAACCAAATATGCAATCGAAGTGGCCAAGACTATGAACGGAGAAATTGTATCTGCCGACTCCATGCAGATTTATCGATATCTTGACATCGGAAGCGCAAAGCCTACCAGTGAGGAACTGGCACAGGCAAAGCACTACCTTGTGGATGAAATCGATCCAGCCTCACCGTTTTCCGCTGCCGAATACCAGCACCTTGCAAAAAAATATATCAATCAGATCTTTGACGCAGGAAAAATGCCGGTGGTCTCCGGCGGTACAGGACTTTATCTCAACTCATTGATTTACGACATGGATTTTTCTGTCATGCCGAGGCAGGAAGGATTTCGAGAAGCGCTGGAAAAAGAGGCTGCGGAGTACGGTGTGAATTATGTTCACGATAAGCTCAAGACGCTAGATCCTGATGCAGCAGAGCGAATTCACCCCAACAATTTAAAGAAGGTCATTCGTGCCATTGAGGTGTTTCAGAGTACCGGGGAAGGCATCCGTGAGTTCAGCGAGTCATTCGTAGAAACCAGAGATTTTCGATGCATTCTCATTGGACTCACAAGAGACAGAGAGGAACTTTATCAGCGCATTGACCAGCGGGTTGATTTGCTTGTGCAGGCAGGCCTCATTGATGAAGTCAAGTGCTTGCTGGATCGAGGGCTCACGGAGGACAGTATCTCAATGAAGGGGATTGGCTATAAAGAAGTCATTGCTTATCTGCATGGAGAATATGATCTTGATGAAGCAATCCGCCTTGTGAAGCGGAACACCAGGCATTATGCAAAGCGTCAGATGACATGGCTCCGCAGATATCCGCAAATGAAATGGTTTAATCTATCTGAATACAGTGATGATCAGTATGCACTGAATGCCATTGTTAAATCTATTCGCAGTGATTTAAGTGATTAG
- a CDS encoding tyrosine-type recombinase/integrase, with amino-acid sequence MSVKKESKKELKIHNKSDKPDNIILKEQEIFEKCQEIQEELPSYLNGFFMYLKGNVLPMTRLAYLQDIRFFFNYLIHETGLTEAKAPKEIKLEEIDGIRASDVNLFIDYCRRYKVEKEKTVYIYENDKKSLSRKKSSISVLFKYLYRDELVRKNITDGFDPIKTPKPGEREIKALQDDEVMRMLDAVSTGGNLTKKEREFWEKTKKRDKAILILFLTYGLRISELQQLNVSSFNFSRGEFKIYRKRGKESIMPLNQSTEKTVLAYINEERASDESLAEQHKDALFLSLQGKRMTERQIRELAKKYTSIGMATSRSSGYSPHKLRATAATSLIGRGNSIFDVQALLDHENVTTTQLYAAHKKNVKKDLVKNFEWEEEFDKNR; translated from the coding sequence ATGTCGGTAAAAAAAGAATCAAAAAAAGAATTAAAAATTCATAATAAGAGTGATAAGCCGGACAACATCATCCTGAAGGAACAAGAGATTTTCGAAAAATGTCAGGAAATACAGGAGGAACTCCCATCGTATCTGAATGGTTTTTTTATGTATTTAAAGGGCAATGTTCTGCCCATGACCAGGCTGGCGTATTTGCAGGACATTCGCTTTTTCTTCAATTACCTGATTCATGAAACCGGCTTGACAGAGGCGAAAGCTCCGAAAGAGATCAAACTGGAAGAAATCGACGGGATTCGGGCCTCTGATGTCAATCTCTTTATAGACTATTGCAGAAGATACAAAGTAGAAAAAGAAAAAACTGTCTACATCTACGAAAACGATAAGAAGTCCTTGTCCAGAAAAAAGTCATCTATATCGGTACTTTTTAAGTACCTCTATCGGGATGAACTGGTTCGCAAAAATATTACAGACGGCTTTGATCCCATTAAAACTCCGAAGCCGGGAGAACGAGAAATTAAAGCGTTGCAGGACGATGAAGTGATGAGAATGCTGGATGCGGTCTCCACGGGGGGTAATCTCACAAAAAAAGAGCGGGAATTCTGGGAAAAAACAAAGAAGCGGGATAAAGCGATTTTAATTTTATTTCTTACATATGGGCTTCGTATCTCAGAACTGCAGCAGCTCAACGTATCCTCCTTTAACTTCAGCCGGGGAGAGTTCAAGATCTACCGGAAACGGGGCAAGGAGTCCATCATGCCGCTGAATCAATCGACTGAAAAGACTGTTTTGGCCTATATTAACGAAGAACGTGCCTCAGATGAATCACTGGCAGAGCAGCATAAGGATGCACTGTTCCTGTCTCTGCAAGGGAAAAGAATGACCGAGCGCCAGATTAGAGAGCTTGCAAAGAAATATACCTCAATCGGAATGGCTACCTCAAGATCTTCTGGGTACAGCCCTCATAAGTTAAGAGCCACCGCGGCTACATCGCTGATTGGGCGAGGGAATTCCATCTTTGATGTGCAGGCGCTTTTGGATCATGAGAATGTGACGACAACACAGCTCTACGCAGCGCACAAGAAAAACGTGAAGAAGGATTTGGTTAAAAATTTTGAATGGGAAGAGGAATTCGATAAAAATCGTTGA
- the mutL gene encoding DNA mismatch repair endonuclease MutL — translation MRIRPEQEHDMDQTIEKRIFELPKHVADKIAAGEVVDRPLSIVKELVENSIDAGATSITIEIRNGGKTYIRVTDNGSGIQKEDAELAFKRHATSKIKTDTDLDHIESLGFRGEALASISAVSKVELITKTAGDKSGIRLRLEGGEMIEKEDTGCPEGTTFIIEELFFNTPARLKFMKQDATESTLIIDFISKMTLAYPQIKFRLVNNGNILFSTNGKGDIYSNILTIYSREIGDKLIHLSEDHGQMALEAFISAPSNSRTNRKSQIFFVNGRYISSKLMENAVTDAYQEKLFEGRYPVSFLFLRVSPESLDVNIHPNKREVRFDDEKAVREFIAASIRKSLKTKDAIPEIKENNLFKFKPSALAADPSKTLADPVSTLDTDSPKPSAEGVDASVQTKEADVIKTQAVKSNGTQVEQRPKEEQVDIKRLLFESRLAKEKQKQYSEQNRSSVSTAASAVEFQDGDEKTPAPLVNEALDAYVPSEKRLNSVILENNQAGNTKPADDFEIGALTVTGSIFGTYITAVDDSCFYLIDQHGAHERIFYEQLLAEYRKEEKTQQMILTPFVINVTHAVKNDTGRMLHFLGNLGFEIEEFGPTAYIVKAIPYYMGLEESKDFIDYLLDNISEEGELDNQKKIASIITSACKKAVKAHDVLDRQEIDRLMADLAKTKNPYSCPHGRPTFVKLRKYEIEKMFKRV, via the coding sequence ATGCGCATCCGGCCGGAACAGGAGCATGATATGGATCAAACCATAGAAAAAAGAATTTTTGAACTTCCGAAACATGTGGCAGATAAGATCGCGGCTGGCGAAGTAGTGGACAGACCACTTTCCATCGTAAAAGAGCTAGTGGAAAATTCCATTGATGCAGGCGCCACCTCTATCACCATTGAAATACGAAATGGCGGAAAAACATATATCCGTGTAACAGACAACGGCAGCGGCATCCAAAAGGAGGATGCAGAACTTGCATTTAAGAGGCATGCTACCAGCAAAATTAAGACAGATACGGATCTGGATCATATTGAAAGTCTTGGATTTCGCGGTGAAGCACTTGCCAGCATTTCTGCCGTCTCCAAAGTGGAGCTGATCACGAAAACCGCCGGGGATAAGAGTGGGATTCGTCTCAGACTGGAAGGCGGAGAAATGATTGAAAAAGAGGATACGGGCTGTCCTGAGGGAACCACCTTCATCATCGAGGAACTCTTCTTTAATACGCCGGCAAGATTAAAGTTTATGAAGCAGGATGCTACTGAGAGCACACTGATCATCGACTTTATCTCTAAAATGACGCTGGCATATCCTCAGATTAAATTTCGTCTCGTAAACAATGGAAATATCCTGTTTTCCACCAACGGCAAAGGAGATATCTATTCCAATATTCTCACCATTTACAGCAGGGAAATTGGGGATAAGCTGATTCATCTTTCGGAGGATCATGGACAGATGGCACTGGAAGCGTTTATCTCCGCGCCCAGCAACAGCAGAACCAATAGAAAAAGTCAGATTTTCTTTGTAAACGGAAGATATATCAGCAGTAAGCTAATGGAGAATGCGGTGACGGATGCGTACCAGGAAAAGCTCTTTGAAGGCAGATATCCGGTGAGCTTCTTGTTTCTTAGGGTTTCCCCGGAAAGCTTGGATGTCAATATCCATCCCAATAAACGGGAAGTTCGCTTCGATGATGAAAAGGCTGTCAGGGAATTTATCGCTGCGTCCATCAGAAAAAGTTTAAAAACCAAGGACGCGATTCCGGAAATCAAAGAGAATAATCTCTTTAAATTTAAGCCTTCAGCTTTGGCTGCAGACCCATCGAAGACTTTGGCAGATCCTGTTAGCACTCTGGATACAGATAGCCCCAAACCTTCAGCAGAAGGCGTTGATGCTTCGGTGCAGACGAAAGAAGCGGATGTGATAAAAACACAAGCGGTGAAATCCAATGGCACGCAGGTCGAACAGCGACCGAAAGAGGAACAGGTTGACATAAAAAGATTATTGTTTGAATCGAGGCTGGCCAAGGAGAAGCAAAAGCAGTATTCTGAACAAAATCGATCTTCTGTATCTACTGCCGCATCAGCAGTTGAATTCCAAGACGGCGATGAAAAGACCCCTGCACCTTTGGTAAATGAGGCTTTAGACGCTTATGTACCTTCGGAAAAAAGATTAAATTCTGTTATATTGGAGAATAATCAGGCTGGGAATACTAAGCCGGCAGATGATTTTGAGATTGGAGCACTGACCGTTACCGGCTCCATTTTTGGAACATATATTACAGCTGTGGATGATTCGTGTTTCTATCTGATCGACCAGCATGGAGCCCACGAAAGAATCTTTTATGAGCAGCTGCTTGCCGAATATCGAAAAGAAGAGAAGACGCAGCAGATGATTCTGACGCCATTCGTCATAAATGTGACTCATGCCGTCAAAAATGATACGGGGCGAATGCTCCATTTCCTGGGAAATCTAGGCTTTGAGATCGAAGAATTCGGCCCGACTGCTTATATTGTCAAAGCGATTCCGTATTATATGGGACTGGAGGAGTCCAAGGACTTTATCGATTACCTGCTGGACAATATTTCGGAAGAGGGCGAACTGGATAATCAGAAGAAAATCGCCTCGATCATTACCAGCGCCTGCAAGAAAGCAGTGAAAGCCCATGACGTATTGGATCGCCAGGAAATCGATCGCCTGATGGCAGATTTGGCAAAGACAAAGAATCCCTATTCCTGTCCTCACGGAAGGCCTACTTTCGTGAAGCTGCGAAAATATGAAATCGAGAAAATGTTTAAGAGGGTTTAG